Proteins encoded together in one Mycobacterium sp. MS1601 window:
- a CDS encoding glutamate ABC transporter substrate-binding protein, with protein MRWKALLAACAVIMTGCGTTLPPTSAPLLTLPPPTPAGMEEMAPEAPTPPNPDDEDCDRTASLRPFSNRADAEDAVANIRSRGRLIVGLDIGSNLFSFRDPITGEITGFDVDIAGEVARDIFGTPSQVEYRILSSADRINALQNNEVDIVVKTMSITCERRELVNFSTVYLNAYQRILAPRDSAISQASDLPGRRVCAAKGTTSLERIRQITPAPIIVTVVTWADCLVALQQRQVDAVSTDDSILAGLVSQDPYLHIVGPNMNQEPYGIGINLQNEGLVRFVNGTLERIRRDGTWNTLYRKWLTVLGPPPAPPSARYVD; from the coding sequence ATGAGGTGGAAGGCTCTGCTGGCGGCGTGCGCGGTGATCATGACCGGGTGCGGCACCACCCTGCCGCCGACGTCGGCACCGCTGTTGACGTTGCCGCCGCCCACCCCCGCCGGCATGGAGGAGATGGCGCCCGAGGCTCCCACCCCACCCAACCCGGACGACGAGGACTGCGACCGCACCGCGAGCCTGCGCCCGTTCTCGAACCGGGCCGACGCCGAAGACGCCGTGGCCAACATCCGCTCCCGCGGCAGGCTGATCGTCGGCCTCGACATCGGCAGCAACCTGTTCTCCTTCCGCGATCCGATCACCGGCGAGATCACCGGATTCGACGTCGACATCGCCGGCGAGGTGGCCCGCGACATCTTCGGCACCCCATCGCAGGTGGAGTACCGCATCCTGTCGTCGGCCGACCGGATCAACGCCCTGCAGAACAACGAAGTGGACATCGTGGTCAAGACCATGAGCATCACCTGCGAGCGGCGCGAGCTGGTGAACTTCTCGACGGTGTATCTCAACGCCTACCAACGCATCCTGGCGCCTCGCGACTCGGCGATCAGCCAGGCCTCCGACCTGCCCGGCAGACGGGTGTGCGCGGCCAAGGGAACCACATCGCTGGAACGGATCCGCCAGATCACCCCGGCTCCCATCATCGTCACCGTGGTGACGTGGGCCGACTGTCTGGTGGCGCTGCAACAGCGACAGGTGGACGCGGTGTCCACCGACGACTCGATCCTGGCCGGGCTGGTGTCGCAAGATCCCTACCTGCACATCGTCGGCCCGAACATGAACCAGGAGCCATACGGCATCGGGATCAACTTGCAGAACGAAGGGTTGGTGCGCTTCGTCAACGGCACCCTGGAACGGATCCGACGCGACGGCACGTGGAACACGCTGTACCGCAAGTGGTTGACGGTGCTGGGTCCGCCGCCGGCCCCACCCAGCGCCCGGTATGTGGACTAG
- the glnX gene encoding protein kinase G-activating protein GlnX: protein MTVELAHPSTEPLASRSPAEPAHPRWWFLWTTPGRILAIGIILATLGVISAFATSTTIDQRQQQLTTVLDHTEPLAFAAGQLYTTLSVADAAAATAFIAGAEPRPVRQRYEQAITDAAVALTQASSGLTDKPMQELLGKINAELAVYTGLIETARTNNRAGNPVGSSYLSEASSLMQDTILPSAQMLYEVTSARVDEETTASTRIPAPVIMVIGATILFGAFAHRWLARRTRRRVNPGLVAGGLAILIMVVWVGTALTISTAGSRSAKDTAAESLKTITTLAITAQQARADETLSLIRRGDEDVRKQSYYQRIDTMQQQLRQYLEREDAIDKSDLANADELLTRWRSADERINAYISVGNYQAATQVALGTGEDDSTPAFDKLEEALDGGIRESRAQLRNDIANARRVLSGATVGGVVLSLGAAVAVALGIWPRLSEYR, encoded by the coding sequence GTGACGGTTGAGTTGGCGCACCCGTCGACCGAGCCGCTGGCGTCCCGGTCGCCCGCCGAACCCGCACATCCGCGGTGGTGGTTCCTGTGGACCACCCCTGGCCGCATCCTGGCCATCGGCATCATCCTGGCCACCCTCGGGGTGATCAGCGCGTTCGCCACATCCACCACCATCGACCAGCGCCAACAGCAGCTCACCACCGTGCTGGACCACACCGAACCGCTGGCATTCGCCGCAGGTCAGCTGTACACCACGCTGTCAGTGGCCGATGCCGCCGCGGCCACCGCGTTCATCGCGGGCGCCGAGCCGCGGCCGGTGCGACAACGGTATGAACAGGCCATCACCGACGCCGCGGTGGCGCTGACGCAGGCGTCCAGCGGGTTGACCGACAAACCGATGCAGGAGCTGCTGGGCAAGATCAACGCCGAGCTGGCGGTCTACACCGGGCTGATCGAAACCGCGCGCACCAACAACCGGGCCGGCAATCCCGTCGGCTCGTCGTACCTGTCGGAGGCGTCCTCACTGATGCAGGACACCATCCTGCCCAGCGCCCAGATGCTCTACGAGGTAACCAGCGCCCGCGTCGACGAGGAGACCACGGCCTCGACACGCATCCCCGCACCCGTCATCATGGTCATCGGCGCCACCATCCTGTTCGGTGCGTTCGCACACCGCTGGCTGGCTCGACGCACCCGCCGCCGGGTCAATCCCGGACTGGTCGCCGGCGGCCTGGCCATCCTGATCATGGTGGTGTGGGTGGGCACCGCGCTGACCATCTCGACGGCGGGCAGCCGCAGCGCCAAGGACACCGCCGCAGAATCGTTGAAGACCATCACCACTTTGGCGATCACCGCGCAGCAGGCCCGCGCCGACGAGACCTTGTCGCTGATCCGCCGCGGCGACGAGGATGTCCGCAAGCAGTCCTACTACCAACGCATCGACACCATGCAACAACAACTGAGGCAGTACCTGGAACGAGAAGACGCCATCGACAAGTCCGATCTGGCCAACGCCGACGAACTGCTGACCCGGTGGAGATCGGCCGACGAGCGGATCAACGCCTACATCTCGGTGGGCAACTACCAGGCCGCCACCCAGGTGGCGCTGGGCACCGGCGAGGACGACTCCACCCCGGCCTTCGACAAGCTGGAGGAGGCGCTGGACGGCGGTATCCGCGAGAGCCGCGCCCAGTTGCGCAACGACATCGCCAACGCGCGCCGGGTGCTGTCCGGCGCCACGGTGGGTGGTGTGGTGCTCTCACTCGGAGCCGCGGTGGCGGTGGCCCTGGGCATCTGGCCGCGACTCAGTGAGTACCGATGA
- the thiE gene encoding thiamine phosphate synthase, whose protein sequence is MPEQLDRLRNARLYLCTDARRERGDLAEFADAALSGGVDIIQLRDKGSAGEREFGALEALQELDALQILADAAARHGALMAVNDRADIARAAGADVLHLGQDDLPLPVARDIIGARPLIGRSTHDTSQVDRALAEDIDYFCVGPCWPTPTKPGRTAPGLDLVRYAADAAGDRVWFAIGGIDEQRLPQVLEAGATRVVVVRAITAADDPQAAARRLKAAISA, encoded by the coding sequence ATGCCCGAACAGCTGGACCGTCTCCGGAACGCGCGACTGTATCTGTGCACCGATGCCCGTCGTGAACGCGGCGACCTGGCCGAGTTCGCCGACGCCGCGCTGTCCGGCGGCGTCGACATCATCCAACTGCGCGACAAGGGGTCGGCAGGTGAGCGGGAGTTCGGTGCGCTGGAGGCGCTGCAGGAGTTGGACGCATTGCAGATCCTGGCCGACGCCGCCGCGCGCCACGGCGCTCTGATGGCCGTCAACGACCGCGCCGACATCGCGCGGGCAGCTGGCGCCGATGTGCTGCACCTCGGGCAGGACGACCTGCCGCTGCCGGTGGCCCGCGACATCATCGGGGCGCGGCCGTTGATCGGCCGGTCGACCCATGACACGTCGCAGGTGGACCGGGCGCTGGCGGAGGACATCGACTACTTCTGTGTGGGACCGTGCTGGCCGACGCCGACCAAACCCGGGCGTACCGCGCCTGGGTTGGATCTGGTGCGCTACGCAGCCGACGCCGCGGGCGACCGGGTGTGGTTCGCGATCGGCGGCATTGACGAACAGCGGCTTCCGCAGGTGCTCGAGGCGGGCGCCACCCGCGTCGTCGTCGTCCGCGCCATCACCGCAGCCGATGATCCGCAGGCCGCCGCCCGCCGGCTGAAAGCTGCGATTTCGGCGTGA
- the thiO gene encoding glycine oxidase ThiO: MQHRGLLAVIGGGVIGLSVARRAAVDGWAVRVHRAPETGASWVAGGMLAPHSEGWPGEEELLRLGLESLALWRAEGPGSFLDGLPAHIVTARESLVVAVDRADAADLRTVGDWLSAQGHPVEATTSARDIEPLLAQGIRHGFRAGTELAVDNRAVLEALRNHCAQLGVQWAGPVTDLADTDADVCVIANGIDAPKLWPGLPIRPVKGEVLRLRWRSGCLPAPQRVIRARVRGRQVYLVPRGDGVVVGATQYEHGRDTAPTVAGVRELLDDACAVVPALGEFELAECAAGLRPMTPDNLPLVGRLDERTLVAAGHGRSGFLLAPWTAEKISAELVSV, from the coding sequence ATGCAGCACAGAGGATTGCTGGCCGTCATCGGCGGCGGTGTCATCGGCCTGTCGGTGGCGCGGCGCGCCGCTGTCGACGGCTGGGCGGTGCGGGTACATCGCGCACCCGAGACCGGCGCCTCCTGGGTGGCCGGCGGCATGCTCGCCCCGCACAGCGAGGGCTGGCCCGGTGAGGAAGAGCTGCTGCGCCTCGGGCTGGAGTCACTGGCGCTGTGGCGCGCCGAGGGCCCGGGGTCGTTCCTCGACGGCCTGCCTGCCCACATCGTCACCGCCCGTGAGTCGTTGGTGGTGGCCGTCGACCGTGCCGACGCCGCTGACCTGCGCACAGTGGGGGACTGGCTGTCGGCACAGGGGCACCCCGTGGAGGCGACCACCAGCGCCCGCGACATCGAACCCCTTCTGGCGCAAGGTATCCGGCATGGTTTCCGGGCCGGCACCGAGCTGGCCGTCGACAACCGAGCGGTTCTCGAGGCATTGAGAAACCACTGCGCACAGCTGGGTGTGCAATGGGCGGGCCCGGTCACCGACCTGGCGGACACCGACGCCGACGTGTGCGTCATCGCCAACGGCATCGACGCTCCGAAACTGTGGCCCGGTCTGCCGATCCGGCCGGTCAAAGGTGAAGTGCTGCGGCTGCGTTGGCGCTCGGGGTGCCTGCCGGCGCCGCAACGTGTCATCCGCGCCAGGGTGCGCGGTCGCCAGGTGTACCTGGTGCCCCGTGGTGATGGCGTGGTGGTGGGGGCCACCCAGTACGAACACGGCCGCGATACCGCGCCGACGGTGGCCGGCGTGCGGGAACTGCTCGATGATGCCTGCGCGGTGGTGCCGGCGCTCGGCGAGTTCGAGCTCGCCGAGTGCGCTGCGGGACTGCGGCCCATGACCCCGGACAATCTGCCGCTGGTGGGGCGTCTGGACGAACGCACCCTGGTGGCGGCGGGCCACGGTCGGTCGGGGTTTCTGTTGGCTCCGTGGACTGCGGAGAAGATCAGTGCGGAACTGGTGAGTGTCTGA
- the thiS gene encoding sulfur carrier protein ThiS: protein MKILLNDEEIEIEEHTTVSALLTLRGIPDKGVAVAVDWAVLPRSRWDTSLSDGARVEVVTAVQGG, encoded by the coding sequence ATGAAGATTCTGCTGAACGACGAGGAGATCGAGATCGAGGAGCACACCACGGTGTCGGCGCTGCTGACACTGCGGGGTATCCCCGACAAGGGTGTGGCGGTGGCGGTTGACTGGGCGGTGCTCCCTCGGTCTCGTTGGGACACATCACTGTCCGATGGTGCGCGAGTGGAAGTGGTGACGGCGGTGCAGGGTGGCTGA
- a CDS encoding thiazole synthase, whose product MGTGGAANQSVLEEALIASGTELTTVAMRRVDVTEGTGVLGLLEKLNITPLPNTAGCRGAAEAVLTAQLAREALGTNWVKLEVIADERTLLPDAIELVRAAELLVDDGFTVLPYTTDDPVLARRLEDTGCAAVMPLGSPIGTGLGIANPHNIEMIVEQAGVPVILDAGIGTASDAALAMELGCDAVLLATAVTRAANPPAMAAAMAAAVTAGHLARHAGRIPKRFWAQASSPSGAVAP is encoded by the coding sequence ATGGGTACCGGTGGCGCTGCCAACCAGTCGGTGCTCGAGGAGGCGCTGATCGCCTCGGGCACCGAGTTGACGACGGTCGCCATGCGCCGCGTGGACGTCACCGAAGGCACCGGTGTGCTGGGTCTGTTGGAGAAACTGAACATCACCCCGCTGCCGAACACCGCGGGGTGCCGCGGCGCCGCCGAGGCGGTGCTGACGGCGCAACTCGCCCGCGAGGCGTTGGGCACCAACTGGGTCAAGCTCGAGGTCATCGCCGACGAGCGCACGTTGTTGCCCGATGCCATCGAATTGGTGCGCGCCGCTGAGCTTTTGGTCGACGACGGTTTCACCGTACTGCCGTACACCACCGACGACCCCGTGCTGGCGCGCCGGCTCGAAGACACCGGGTGCGCGGCGGTGATGCCACTGGGGTCACCCATCGGTACCGGGCTCGGCATCGCCAACCCGCACAACATCGAGATGATCGTCGAGCAGGCGGGTGTCCCGGTGATTCTCGATGCCGGCATCGGCACCGCCTCAGATGCGGCGCTGGCCATGGAATTGGGTTGCGACGCCGTGCTTCTGGCCACCGCCGTGACCCGTGCCGCCAACCCGCCCGCCATGGCGGCAGCGATGGCCGCCGCCGTCACCGCAGGTCATCTGGCCCGGCACGCAGGCCGGATCCCGAAAAGGTTCTGGGCGCAGGCGTCGAGCCCCAGCGGCGCAGTTGCGCCATGA
- a CDS encoding SGNH/GDSL hydrolase family protein — translation MAAGPGITPRAPGSPRRAGRSQRNYPHLVAHALQLELVDVTYSGATTAHVLYESQHGAPPQVEALRGDEVLVTVTIGGNDIGYVPALMAASLPRRARQLPVLGAKLREMLDPAARERALLRLESSLRAVGEVVRRKAPEAQVLFVDYLTLLPPAGTPAPPLRDEDADLGRYLAARLQTATAATGCDLVPVADASTEHHAWSAVPWTVGARLPVPRLFGGGAAPFHPNAAGMAAVAQLVVSRVRSPQ, via the coding sequence ATGGCGGCGGGCCCCGGCATCACACCGAGGGCGCCTGGTTCGCCGAGGCGGGCGGGCCGGTCGCAGCGGAACTACCCCCATCTGGTGGCGCATGCGTTGCAGCTGGAACTGGTGGATGTCACGTACTCCGGCGCCACCACCGCCCACGTGCTGTACGAATCGCAGCACGGGGCACCGCCACAGGTCGAAGCGCTGCGCGGAGACGAGGTTCTGGTCACCGTCACCATCGGCGGAAACGACATCGGCTACGTGCCGGCACTGATGGCCGCAAGCCTGCCCCGCCGCGCACGGCAGCTGCCGGTCCTGGGCGCCAAACTGCGCGAGATGTTGGACCCCGCGGCCCGCGAACGGGCATTGCTGCGCCTCGAGTCGTCACTGCGTGCCGTCGGCGAAGTGGTGCGCCGTAAGGCGCCGGAAGCCCAGGTCCTGTTCGTCGACTACCTCACACTGTTGCCGCCGGCCGGTACACCGGCACCGCCGTTGCGTGACGAGGATGCCGATCTGGGCCGGTATCTGGCGGCGCGTCTGCAGACCGCGACCGCGGCAACCGGTTGCGACCTGGTCCCGGTCGCCGACGCCAGCACAGAGCACCATGCTTGGTCAGCGGTGCCCTGGACGGTCGGCGCCAGACTGCCCGTACCGCGTCTTTTCGGGGGAGGCGCCGCACCATTCCATCCCAACGCCGCCGGCATGGCGGCCGTCGCTCAGTTGGTGGTGAGCCGCGTAAGGTCGCCGCAGTGA
- a CDS encoding ABC transporter ATP-binding protein has protein sequence MIELSGLTKVFGRGARATRAVDDLTCTVEPGVVTGFLGPNGAGKSTTMRLILGLDRPTSGSATIAGQHYRELRDPLRTVGALLDARSVHPGRSVRAHLSWIAAANAIAMSRVDEVLGIVGLAEVAARKAGALSLGMSQRMGIAAALLGDPPVLLFDEPVNGLDPEGIRWVRTLMRDLAAEGRTVLVSSHLLAEMANTADRLLVIGRGKLVAATSVDDFVARSRGGVVRVRSPHLDQLRAALVDAEIGFDDHPDMLSVSGASADVIGDLAGRNGITLHELSPQKASLEEAYLELTDDVTDFRSAS, from the coding sequence GTGATCGAACTGAGCGGGCTCACCAAAGTGTTCGGGCGCGGTGCCCGGGCCACCAGAGCCGTCGACGATCTGACCTGCACCGTGGAACCTGGAGTGGTCACAGGCTTCCTCGGTCCCAATGGCGCGGGCAAATCCACCACCATGCGCCTGATTCTCGGGCTGGACCGGCCCACCTCGGGCTCGGCCACCATCGCCGGGCAGCACTACCGGGAGCTGAGGGATCCGCTGCGCACCGTGGGTGCCCTGCTGGATGCGCGCAGTGTGCACCCCGGTCGGTCGGTGCGGGCGCACCTGAGTTGGATCGCGGCGGCCAACGCCATTGCGATGTCCCGGGTGGACGAGGTGCTCGGCATCGTCGGTCTCGCCGAAGTGGCCGCCAGGAAGGCCGGGGCGTTGTCGCTGGGGATGAGTCAGCGCATGGGCATCGCAGCCGCACTGCTGGGCGACCCGCCGGTCCTGCTGTTCGACGAACCGGTCAACGGTCTGGACCCCGAGGGCATCCGCTGGGTGCGCACGCTGATGCGCGACCTGGCCGCCGAAGGCCGGACGGTGTTGGTGTCCAGTCACCTGCTGGCCGAGATGGCCAACACCGCCGACCGGTTGTTGGTGATCGGGCGGGGCAAGCTGGTGGCGGCCACCTCGGTCGACGATTTCGTGGCGCGCTCCCGCGGTGGTGTCGTCCGGGTCCGCAGCCCGCACCTGGACCAGTTGCGGGCGGCTTTGGTCGACGCCGAAATCGGCTTCGACGACCACCCCGACATGTTGTCGGTCAGCGGTGCGTCGGCTGACGTGATCGGAGACCTGGCGGGCCGCAACGGCATCACGTTGCACGAGCTGAGCCCACAGAAGGCGTCGCTCGAGGAGGCGTATCTGGAATTGACCGACGACGTCACCGACTTCCGGTCGGCGTCATGA
- a CDS encoding ABC transporter permease: protein MSQVMSALAAERIKLVSTRAPWLAVTTAAALSMALAALQSWGSGMATMTSEDAADGVAMIGVPILMVVASMTITSEFRTQMIRTTFLVVPNRYLVLGAKAVVSAVVAALAAAIMVLASVVVAGLAAPPLSSDALSLADPRPWLVAGAFSVYAAVAAVFGVGVGALIRAAPGTVVLLLLWPLVIETMLAVLPDVGAQVGPFLPFVNGVAFTGVEPLHLGFDLRWGELGGLLYFTAVTAVVFAAASVVVNRRDP from the coding sequence ATGAGCCAGGTGATGTCCGCGCTGGCCGCCGAACGCATCAAGCTGGTCAGCACCCGCGCCCCGTGGCTGGCGGTGACGACGGCCGCCGCGCTCAGCATGGCGCTGGCGGCGCTGCAGTCGTGGGGGAGCGGGATGGCGACGATGACGTCCGAGGACGCCGCCGACGGTGTCGCGATGATCGGGGTGCCCATCCTCATGGTGGTGGCATCGATGACCATCACCTCGGAGTTCCGCACGCAGATGATCCGTACGACGTTTTTGGTGGTCCCCAACCGCTACCTGGTGCTGGGAGCGAAAGCGGTGGTCAGCGCGGTGGTGGCGGCATTGGCCGCCGCGATCATGGTGCTGGCGTCGGTGGTGGTGGCCGGATTGGCCGCACCACCGCTGTCCAGCGACGCGCTATCGCTGGCCGATCCACGGCCCTGGCTGGTGGCGGGCGCTTTTTCGGTGTACGCGGCCGTCGCCGCGGTGTTCGGTGTCGGTGTCGGCGCATTGATCCGGGCCGCGCCGGGCACCGTCGTGCTGCTGTTGTTGTGGCCGTTGGTCATCGAGACCATGCTCGCTGTGCTGCCCGACGTCGGGGCCCAGGTGGGGCCGTTTCTTCCCTTCGTGAACGGGGTGGCGTTCACCGGGGTCGAACCGCTCCACCTGGGCTTCGACTTGCGCTGGGGTGAGCTCGGCGGACTGCTGTACTTCACGGCGGTCACCGCGGTGGTGTTCGCCGCGGCGTCAGTCGTGGTCAACCGGCGTGATCCCTGA
- a CDS encoding slipin family protein, which produces MSVSIINRLTVGVGQSALVYRNGTLARVLSPGTHWLVGFTTCAVVEMRERLLVLSPQEVLTSDAVSLRVTVALRLAVSDPVAFTETAADPVAAVYLAAQITLRDTISGVTADEVMARRDRLDAAVILASAQAAGARVGIEVREALVKDVIVPAEIRSAAMELATAKARGAAQLETARAETAALRALANAGRLLDAHPALAQLRLVQAMPYGSRVVLSVGEVPSGITPVDHD; this is translated from the coding sequence ATGTCTGTTTCGATCATCAACCGCCTCACTGTAGGAGTGGGCCAGAGTGCGCTGGTCTACCGCAACGGCACGCTGGCGCGGGTGCTGTCGCCCGGCACGCACTGGCTCGTCGGCTTCACGACCTGCGCCGTCGTCGAGATGCGTGAGCGGTTGTTGGTGCTCTCGCCGCAAGAGGTGCTGACCTCCGATGCAGTGTCACTGCGTGTCACCGTGGCGCTGCGACTGGCCGTCAGCGATCCGGTGGCGTTCACCGAGACCGCCGCCGACCCTGTAGCGGCGGTGTACCTGGCCGCGCAGATCACGCTGCGCGACACCATCTCCGGCGTCACCGCCGACGAGGTGATGGCGCGTCGTGACCGTCTGGACGCCGCCGTCATCCTGGCCTCCGCACAGGCAGCCGGCGCACGTGTCGGTATCGAGGTGCGCGAGGCATTGGTCAAGGACGTCATCGTGCCCGCCGAGATCCGTTCGGCAGCAATGGAGCTGGCGACGGCCAAGGCGCGCGGTGCGGCCCAGCTGGAGACGGCGCGCGCGGAAACCGCGGCGCTGCGGGCGCTGGCCAATGCGGGCCGGCTGCTGGACGCGCATCCCGCGCTGGCGCAGCTGCGGCTGGTCCAGGCGATGCCGTACGGCTCGCGGGTGGTGTTGTCGGTTGGCGAGGTCCCGTCAGGGATCACGCCGGTTGACCACGACTGA
- a CDS encoding M20/M25/M40 family metallo-hydrolase encodes MVDKKLAAILLALVMVLTACSQQAQEPQPVPAAPGTPVEAVEFATSLQQRVTGEAMMNHLRALQDIADAHDGNRAAGTSGYDASVDYVAEALRTAGFEVQTPEFEVRVFRSEPGTITVGDAEYGVRALEYSTGTAASGVTARLVPARAEDSPGCTPQDYDGLDVSGAVVLVDRGHCPFAEKAAVAAERGAVAVVIADNTDARQLGGTLGDGTSVKIPVVSVSKADGARLRARPGDATIRVEAEVQELTSRNVIAQTSTGSTSDVVMVGAHLDSVPEGPGINDNGSGVAAVLETALQLGSSPPVNNAVRFGFWGAEEIGLVGSRKYVESLNGDQLKDIAMYLNFDMVGSPNPGYFTYDGDQSTPFRRDQPPARVPEGSAGIERTLTAYLESAGMPAQDTSFDGRSDYDAFTFAGIPSGGLYSGAEEDKTQAQEQQWGGTAGEPFDPNYHRPQDTIDNIDPTSQGIQGAGVGYVVGLYSQDQSGRNGMPIRDDRTRHEIAPS; translated from the coding sequence ATGGTGGACAAGAAACTCGCCGCGATCCTGCTGGCGCTCGTGATGGTGCTGACCGCGTGCAGTCAGCAGGCCCAGGAGCCGCAACCGGTTCCCGCGGCGCCGGGCACCCCGGTCGAGGCCGTCGAGTTCGCCACCTCGTTGCAGCAGCGTGTCACCGGCGAGGCCATGATGAACCACCTGCGCGCATTGCAGGACATCGCCGACGCCCATGACGGCAACCGCGCCGCCGGGACATCCGGGTACGACGCCAGTGTCGACTACGTCGCCGAGGCACTGCGAACTGCGGGCTTCGAGGTGCAGACGCCTGAGTTCGAGGTCCGGGTGTTCCGTTCCGAGCCGGGCACCATCACCGTGGGCGACGCCGAGTACGGTGTGCGGGCGCTCGAATACTCCACCGGGACCGCGGCTTCCGGGGTGACGGCGAGGCTGGTACCGGCGAGGGCGGAAGACAGCCCCGGCTGCACACCGCAGGACTACGACGGCCTGGATGTCTCCGGTGCCGTGGTCCTCGTCGACCGCGGACACTGCCCGTTCGCGGAGAAGGCGGCCGTCGCGGCCGAACGTGGCGCGGTGGCCGTCGTCATCGCCGACAACACCGACGCTCGACAACTCGGCGGCACGCTGGGTGACGGCACGTCGGTCAAGATCCCGGTGGTCAGTGTCAGCAAGGCCGACGGTGCGCGGCTGCGGGCTCGTCCCGGTGATGCCACCATCCGCGTCGAGGCCGAGGTGCAGGAGCTCACCAGCCGCAACGTGATCGCCCAGACCTCCACCGGATCCACCAGCGACGTCGTGATGGTGGGCGCCCACCTCGACAGCGTGCCGGAAGGGCCGGGCATCAACGACAACGGGTCCGGGGTGGCGGCGGTGCTGGAAACCGCTCTGCAGCTGGGCAGTTCGCCGCCGGTCAACAACGCGGTGCGGTTCGGATTCTGGGGAGCCGAGGAGATCGGGCTGGTGGGTTCGCGCAAGTATGTCGAATCGCTCAACGGCGACCAGCTCAAGGACATCGCGATGTACCTGAACTTCGACATGGTGGGTTCCCCGAACCCCGGGTACTTCACCTACGACGGCGATCAGTCGACGCCGTTTCGCCGTGATCAACCCCCGGCGCGCGTGCCCGAAGGGTCGGCAGGCATCGAGCGCACGCTGACGGCCTACCTGGAGTCGGCGGGTATGCCCGCACAGGACACGTCCTTCGACGGACGCTCGGATTACGACGCGTTCACCTTCGCCGGTATCCCGTCCGGTGGCTTGTACTCCGGGGCCGAGGAGGACAAGACGCAGGCTCAGGAGCAGCAGTGGGGTGGCACGGCCGGGGAGCCGTTCGACCCGAACTACCACCGGCCGCAGGACACCATCGACAACATCGATCCCACCAGCCAGGGCATCCAGGGCGCCGGTGTCGGTTACGTCGTGGGGTTGTACTCCCAGGATCAGTCGGGCCGCAACGGTATGCCGATTCGTGATGATCGGACCCGCCATGAGATCGCCCCGTCCTGA